The following coding sequences lie in one Leucobacter allii genomic window:
- a CDS encoding LLM class flavin-dependent oxidoreductase: MTAPRQMALTTFVMPLGYHRNSWRRPGSRAEEVPGLAFLADIARKAEQAKLDALFFGDVVHATPTMRGDTMMNGFYEPMTTLSALAACTSRIGLIGTMSTSLTEPYNTARQLASLDHLSGGRAGWNIVTSADGFRNFGVPSAPEPAERYRRAAEFVAVVEALWDSWSDDAVVVDREGGRWLDTAKLRRIDFAGEYFDVEGPINIPRSPQGRPVLVQAGSSGPGMALGTSVADAIYTAQPDHAQAVEFYARSKRMIAEAGRDPEHVKIIPGIVPVVADTQREADEIAAELSSFLDVEQGRVQIAGDLGVDLADLELDEAIPAERFAEIGTLSSRQGIYRRKSLEQGLTLRELIFDRARSTGHQWIAGTAATIADRMQEWFESRACDGFNLNSPYNPDGFDRICDGLVPELQERGLFRAEYAETTLRGHLGLARPAVEF, translated from the coding sequence ATGACCGCACCCAGGCAGATGGCGCTGACGACCTTCGTCATGCCCCTCGGATACCACCGCAACAGCTGGCGCCGTCCCGGGAGCCGCGCCGAGGAGGTGCCCGGCCTCGCCTTCCTCGCCGACATCGCGCGCAAGGCCGAGCAGGCGAAGCTCGACGCGCTGTTCTTCGGCGACGTCGTGCACGCGACCCCCACCATGCGGGGGGACACCATGATGAACGGCTTCTACGAGCCGATGACCACGCTCTCCGCGCTGGCCGCATGCACCTCGCGCATCGGCCTCATCGGCACGATGTCCACCTCCCTTACGGAGCCGTATAACACGGCGCGGCAGCTCGCCTCGCTCGACCATCTCTCCGGCGGACGCGCCGGGTGGAACATCGTCACCTCGGCCGACGGCTTCCGCAACTTCGGCGTCCCGAGCGCGCCCGAGCCGGCGGAGCGCTACCGGCGGGCCGCCGAGTTCGTGGCCGTGGTGGAGGCGCTCTGGGACAGCTGGTCGGACGACGCGGTGGTCGTCGACCGGGAGGGCGGGCGCTGGCTGGATACGGCGAAACTGCGCCGGATCGACTTCGCCGGCGAGTACTTCGACGTCGAGGGGCCGATCAACATCCCGCGCTCGCCGCAGGGCCGCCCGGTGCTCGTGCAGGCCGGATCCTCGGGGCCGGGGATGGCGCTCGGAACCTCGGTGGCCGACGCCATCTACACCGCGCAGCCGGACCACGCGCAGGCGGTCGAGTTCTACGCGCGCAGCAAGCGGATGATCGCGGAGGCCGGGCGCGATCCCGAGCACGTGAAGATCATCCCGGGGATCGTGCCGGTCGTCGCGGACACCCAGCGCGAGGCCGACGAGATCGCCGCCGAGCTCAGCTCCTTCCTCGACGTCGAACAGGGGCGCGTGCAGATCGCCGGCGACCTCGGGGTCGACCTCGCCGACCTCGAGCTCGACGAGGCGATCCCGGCCGAGCGCTTCGCCGAGATCGGCACGCTCTCGAGCCGCCAGGGCATCTACCGGCGCAAGTCGCTCGAGCAGGGGCTGACGCTCCGCGAGCTCATCTTCGACCGGGCGCGATCGACGGGGCACCAGTGGATCGCGGGCACCGCGGCGACGATCGCCGATCGCATGCAGGAGTGGTTCGAGTCGCGCGCCTGCGACGGCTTCAACCTCAACTCGCCCTACAACCCCGACGGCTTCGACCGGATCTGCGACGGCCTCGTCCCCGAGCTGCAGGAGCGCGGGCTCTTCCGCGCCGAGTACGCGGAGACCACGCTGCGCGGCCACCTGGGCCTCGCGCGGCCCGCGGTCGAGTTCTGA
- a CDS encoding CocE/NonD family hydrolase: MQERIITRPGVDPDEVVGKPPPPPLRHELVEHPELVVERDLPLRMRDGVRIYVDVYRPSREATGLPVLLAWGPYGKHWVTSRTFAGSGVDPEWVSEFTGFEAPDPRYWTAHGYAVVFADPRGLWHSEGDFSHNGPQEREDLYDAIEALAAADWANGRVGMLGVSYLAGAQYQAAAAAPPSLRAISPWECFSDWYREFATHGGIPETGFRPRVSQNVSYGLSRTEDTAANLAAHPLDDDYYADKYGDLSEIAVPAYVVASWSDHGLHSRGTLNAFAAIASEHKWLEIHGQKKWEYFYTPESVERQRRFFDAFLRDGGGAGALADWPRVRLEVRDTGDPRASRWEELADWPPPDRHEVWHLDAAGGRLGPAAPDAERTVTLDPLAETATFTRVFSEETRIVGPMALRLWLSADDADDADVFVIVRKLGADGEEIRFPFNALFADGPVALGWLRASHRALAPEASTALVPVHPHDREEPLVPGEPVRLDIEIWASGTVFHPGERLAVDVQGRDFVKRAPADGVPPLQILHEDLRNSGAWTLWTGPEHPSALVVPRS; this comes from the coding sequence ATGCAGGAGCGCATCATCACCCGGCCGGGAGTGGATCCGGACGAGGTCGTCGGGAAGCCGCCGCCCCCGCCGCTGCGGCACGAACTGGTCGAGCATCCGGAGCTCGTCGTGGAACGCGACCTGCCGCTGCGCATGCGCGACGGCGTGCGGATCTACGTCGACGTCTACCGCCCGTCCCGGGAGGCGACGGGACTCCCGGTGCTCCTGGCCTGGGGGCCGTACGGCAAGCACTGGGTGACCTCCCGCACCTTCGCGGGCTCGGGCGTCGACCCCGAGTGGGTGTCCGAGTTCACGGGATTCGAGGCCCCCGATCCGCGGTACTGGACCGCCCACGGCTACGCCGTGGTGTTCGCCGACCCCCGGGGGCTCTGGCACTCGGAGGGCGATTTCTCGCACAACGGGCCGCAGGAGCGCGAGGATCTGTACGACGCGATCGAGGCGCTCGCCGCCGCGGACTGGGCGAACGGCCGCGTCGGCATGCTCGGCGTCTCCTACCTCGCGGGAGCGCAGTACCAGGCCGCGGCCGCCGCGCCCCCGTCGCTGCGGGCGATCAGTCCCTGGGAGTGCTTCTCGGACTGGTACCGGGAGTTCGCGACCCACGGCGGGATCCCCGAGACCGGGTTCCGCCCGAGGGTCTCGCAGAACGTGTCGTACGGCCTCTCGCGGACCGAGGACACGGCGGCGAACCTCGCGGCCCACCCGCTCGACGACGACTACTACGCGGACAAGTACGGAGACCTCTCCGAGATCGCCGTGCCGGCCTACGTGGTCGCGTCCTGGAGCGATCACGGGCTGCATTCGCGCGGCACCCTGAACGCCTTCGCGGCGATCGCCTCGGAGCACAAGTGGCTCGAGATCCACGGGCAGAAGAAGTGGGAGTACTTCTACACGCCCGAGAGCGTCGAGCGCCAGCGGCGCTTCTTCGACGCCTTCCTCCGCGACGGCGGCGGCGCGGGCGCCCTCGCGGACTGGCCCCGGGTGCGCCTCGAGGTGCGCGACACGGGCGATCCCCGCGCGTCGCGCTGGGAGGAACTCGCGGACTGGCCGCCGCCCGACCGCCACGAGGTCTGGCACCTCGACGCGGCCGGCGGCCGTCTCGGCCCCGCCGCGCCCGACGCGGAGCGGACCGTGACCCTCGACCCGCTCGCGGAGACGGCGACGTTCACCCGGGTGTTCTCGGAGGAGACCCGGATCGTCGGGCCGATGGCGCTCCGGCTCTGGCTGAGCGCCGACGACGCCGACGACGCCGACGTCTTCGTGATCGTGCGCAAGCTCGGCGCCGACGGCGAGGAGATCCGCTTCCCCTTCAACGCGCTGTTCGCCGATGGGCCGGTGGCGCTCGGCTGGCTGCGCGCCAGCCACCGGGCGCTCGCCCCTGAGGCGTCCACGGCGCTCGTTCCCGTCCACCCCCACGACCGCGAGGAGCCGCTCGTTCCCGGGGAGCCCGTACGGCTCGACATCGAGATCTGGGCCTCGGGCACGGTGTTCCACCCCGGCGAGCGCCTCGCCGTCGACGTCCAGGGACGCGACTTCGTGAAGCGGGCGCCCGCGGACGGCGTGCCGCCCCTGCAGATCCTCCACGAGGACCTCCGGAACTCGGGTGCGTGGACCCTCTGGACGGGGCCCGAGCACCCCTCGGCCCTCGTCGTGCCGCGGAGCTGA
- a CDS encoding MIP/aquaporin family protein: MTGTVRNAVAEALATFLFVFTIIAAVNSGSDLTPVAIGFTLMVLVYATGHISGAHLNPAVSLGALIRGALDGVGFIAYVVAQLIGAALAALASMAIWERPAAPTEIELAPAFIVELIVTFILVYVVLNVATSKDNDGNSFYGLAIGGTVTAGAIAVGGVSGGGFNPAVAFGLSISGQFDWAYIWLYVLAPLVGGALAALAFRALNTHDLAKADA; this comes from the coding sequence ATGACCGGTACCGTGCGCAATGCGGTAGCTGAAGCACTCGCCACCTTCCTGTTCGTCTTCACGATCATCGCCGCGGTCAACAGCGGCAGCGATCTGACGCCCGTCGCCATCGGTTTCACCCTCATGGTGCTCGTCTACGCGACCGGCCACATCTCGGGGGCGCATCTGAACCCTGCCGTCTCCCTGGGCGCGCTCATCCGCGGCGCGCTCGACGGCGTCGGCTTCATCGCCTACGTCGTCGCGCAGCTCATCGGCGCGGCCCTCGCCGCGCTCGCGAGCATGGCCATCTGGGAGCGCCCCGCAGCGCCCACCGAGATCGAGCTCGCCCCGGCGTTCATCGTCGAGCTCATCGTGACCTTCATCCTCGTCTACGTCGTGCTGAACGTCGCGACCTCGAAGGACAACGACGGCAACTCCTTCTACGGTCTCGCCATCGGCGGCACGGTCACGGCCGGCGCGATCGCCGTCGGCGGCGTCTCGGGCGGCGGCTTCAACCCGGCCGTCGCGTTCGGCCTCTCCATCAGCGGCCAGTTCGACTGGGCGTACATCTGGCTGTACGTGCTCGCCCCGCTCGTCGGCGGCGCGCTCGCGGCCCTCGCCTTCCGCGCGCTGAACACGCACGACCTCGCGAAGGCCGACGCCTAG
- a CDS encoding cation diffusion facilitator family transporter, producing the protein MGGHGHGHDHGLDAHGTATGRHRRRLILVLAITLTVFLVQVIGAVVSNSLSLLADAGHMLTDATGVAIALIASLIAGLPATSKRTFGYLRVEILAALVNGIVLGVIAVVIFAQAIARFGSEVEVQSGPMLVAAIIGAAANLASLLILRSGQRESLNVRGAYLEVLGDLLGSVLVIAAGIVILLTGWTPADQIASILIAVLILPRAISLLRDVVDVLLEASPKHIDVDAARAHMLAVPGVTAVHDLHAWTITSGVPAFSAHVTIADEAWGERAYHAVLDELRSCLREHFGTAHVTLQLEPASHRSEGEHVHR; encoded by the coding sequence ATGGGAGGGCACGGGCACGGGCACGACCACGGACTTGACGCCCACGGCACGGCGACGGGGCGGCACCGCCGGCGGCTGATCCTCGTCCTCGCGATCACCCTCACGGTCTTCCTCGTCCAGGTCATCGGCGCGGTCGTCTCGAACTCCCTCTCGCTGCTCGCCGACGCCGGGCACATGCTCACCGACGCGACCGGCGTCGCCATCGCCCTCATCGCGAGCCTCATCGCGGGGCTTCCCGCGACCTCGAAGCGCACCTTCGGCTACCTCCGCGTCGAGATCCTCGCCGCGCTCGTGAACGGGATCGTGCTCGGCGTCATCGCCGTCGTCATCTTCGCGCAGGCGATCGCGCGCTTCGGCAGCGAGGTCGAGGTGCAGTCGGGCCCGATGCTCGTCGCGGCGATCATCGGCGCCGCGGCCAACCTCGCCTCGCTGCTCATCCTCCGCTCCGGGCAGCGCGAGAGCCTCAACGTGCGCGGCGCCTACCTCGAAGTGCTCGGCGACCTCCTCGGCTCGGTCCTCGTGATCGCCGCCGGCATCGTGATCCTGCTCACCGGCTGGACCCCCGCCGACCAGATCGCCTCGATCCTCATCGCGGTGCTCATCCTCCCCCGCGCGATCAGCCTGCTGCGCGACGTCGTCGACGTGCTCCTCGAGGCGAGCCCCAAGCACATCGATGTCGACGCCGCCCGCGCCCACATGCTCGCGGTGCCCGGGGTGACGGCCGTGCACGACCTGCACGCGTGGACGATCACCTCGGGGGTGCCGGCGTTCTCCGCGCACGTGACCATCGCCGACGAGGCCTGGGGCGAGCGCGCCTACCACGCCGTTCTCGACGAGCTCCGATCCTGCCTCCGCGAGCACTTCGGCACCGCGCACGTCACGCTGCAGCTGGAGCCGGCGAGCCATCGGAGCGAGGGCGAGCACGTGCATCGATGA
- a CDS encoding YdeI/OmpD-associated family protein has translation MSLRISTVLAPEGPATALELSADQVAELGGGKRAAVLVTIGGRTARLRLGSMGGRSLIGLSKAARAELGVEIGDAVEAEIALDTAERAVDLPAELAAALDAEPQLRRAFDALAPSHHKEHARAVAEAKRSETRERRIAAVLDALRG, from the coding sequence ATGAGCCTCCGGATCAGCACCGTTCTCGCCCCCGAGGGGCCCGCGACCGCGCTCGAGCTGAGCGCCGATCAGGTGGCGGAGCTCGGCGGGGGCAAGCGCGCCGCCGTGCTCGTGACCATCGGCGGCCGGACGGCCCGGCTGCGGCTCGGCTCGATGGGCGGCCGCTCCCTCATCGGCCTGTCGAAGGCCGCGCGCGCCGAGCTCGGCGTGGAGATCGGCGACGCCGTGGAGGCCGAGATCGCCCTGGACACGGCGGAGCGCGCGGTCGACCTGCCCGCCGAGCTCGCCGCGGCACTGGACGCCGAGCCGCAGCTGCGCCGCGCCTTCGACGCCCTCGCTCCCTCGCACCACAAGGAGCACGCCCGCGCGGTGGCCGAGGCGAAGCGGTCCGAGACGCGGGAGCGGCGGATCGCCGCGGTGCTCGACGCCCTGCGCGGCTGA